In Candidatus Methylomirabilota bacterium, a single window of DNA contains:
- the glmU gene encoding bifunctional UDP-N-acetylglucosamine diphosphorylase/glucosamine-1-phosphate N-acetyltransferase GlmU, translating to MAQLTAVILAAGEAKRMRSARPKVLHSLCGRPLIAYPVNAARAVGARIVVVVGRGADEVRAAVDPEAGASFVEQKERLGTGHAVLQAHVACGDAPGTILVLPGDGPLLSAPTLKRLVDHHVQTAAAATLLTAEVPDATGYGRVVREGGRPVGIVEHRDATAAQRALREIGTSVYCFDAARFWPALAQVTPENEQHEYYLTDVIGVLHRQGQPLEAVITEDPSECLGVNDRKQMAELGAIMRRRILDRLMVAGVSVIDPANTYVDDTVTIGPDTILHPGVILQGRTTVGAECVVSTGCHVADTTIGDRVLLKPYCVLSESTVEEDAQLGPFCHLRPASRVGARAKVGNFVELKKSRIGRGSKVPHLSYIGDTTMGDGVNIGAGTITCNYDGVAKHETVIADGVFVGTNSSLVAPLTIGEGAYVGAGSVITKSVPPGALAVARGRQETREGWVARKQKAKPKASGHKD from the coding sequence ATGGCTCAGCTCACCGCCGTCATTCTCGCCGCCGGCGAGGCCAAGCGCATGCGCTCGGCCCGCCCCAAGGTCCTCCATTCCCTCTGCGGTCGGCCCCTGATCGCGTACCCGGTGAACGCCGCCCGCGCGGTCGGGGCCCGGATCGTGGTCGTGGTCGGGCGGGGCGCCGACGAGGTGCGGGCCGCCGTCGATCCCGAGGCCGGCGCGAGCTTCGTCGAGCAGAAGGAGCGCCTCGGCACCGGTCATGCGGTGCTGCAGGCCCACGTGGCCTGCGGCGACGCTCCGGGCACGATCCTGGTGCTGCCCGGGGACGGGCCGCTGCTGTCCGCGCCGACCCTGAAGCGCCTCGTCGATCACCACGTGCAGACCGCCGCCGCCGCCACGCTGCTGACCGCGGAGGTGCCTGACGCCACCGGCTACGGGCGCGTGGTGCGGGAGGGGGGCCGCCCGGTCGGCATCGTGGAGCATCGCGACGCCACCGCCGCGCAGCGCGCGCTCCGCGAGATCGGCACCAGCGTGTACTGCTTCGACGCGGCGCGCTTCTGGCCCGCGCTCGCCCAGGTGACGCCGGAGAACGAGCAGCACGAGTACTACCTGACCGACGTGATCGGCGTCCTGCATCGCCAGGGCCAGCCGCTGGAGGCGGTGATCACCGAGGATCCGAGCGAGTGCCTGGGCGTGAACGATCGCAAGCAGATGGCCGAGCTGGGCGCCATCATGCGCCGCCGCATCCTCGATCGGCTGATGGTGGCCGGTGTCAGCGTGATCGACCCGGCCAACACCTACGTGGACGACACCGTGACCATCGGGCCCGACACCATCCTCCACCCGGGCGTGATCCTGCAGGGGCGCACGACGGTCGGTGCGGAGTGCGTGGTGAGCACCGGCTGCCACGTGGCGGATACCACGATCGGCGACCGGGTGCTGCTCAAGCCGTACTGCGTGCTCAGCGAATCCACCGTGGAGGAGGACGCGCAGCTCGGCCCCTTCTGCCACCTGCGTCCGGCGAGCCGCGTGGGCGCCAGGGCCAAGGTCGGCAACTTCGTCGAGCTGAAGAAGTCACGCATCGGCCGCGGGTCCAAGGTGCCGCATCTCTCCTATATCGGCGACACCACGATGGGGGACGGCGTCAACATCGGTGCCGGCACCATCACCTGCAACTACGACGGCGTAGCCAAGCACGAGACGGTCATCGCGGATGGGGTGTTCGTGGGCACCAACTCGAGCCTGGTGGCGCCGCTGACCATCGGCGAGGGGGCCTACGTGGGAGCCGGCTCGGTGATCACCAAGAGCGTGCCGCCGGGCGCGCTGGCGGTGGCGCGCGGACGTCAGGAGACCCGGGAAGGCTGGGTCGCCCGGAAGCAGAAGGCGAAGCCCAAGGCGTCCGGACACAAGGACTAG